One Fusarium poae strain DAOMC 252244 chromosome 4, whole genome shotgun sequence DNA window includes the following coding sequences:
- a CDS encoding hypothetical protein (BUSCO:43166at5125) — protein MGHEDAVYLAKLAEQAERYEEMVENMKIVAGEDRDLTVEERNLLSVAYKNVIGARRASWRIVTSIEQKEESKGNSSQVTLIKEYRQKIEAELAKICEDILEVLDQHLIPSAKSGESKVFYHKMKGDYHRYLAEFAIGDRRKDSADKSLEAYKAATEVAQTELPPTHPIRLGLALNFSVFYYEILNAPDQACHLAKQAFDDAIAELDTLSEESYKDSTLIMQLLRDNLTLWTSSEAETSAAGQSDAPKEDAPAAATTEEPAAAAEEPKAE, from the exons ATGGGTCACGAAGATGCTGTCTACCTTGCCAAGCTCGCCGAGCAGGCTGAGCGATATGAGG AGATGGTTGAGAACATGAAGATTGTCGCCGGTGAGGACCGAGATCTCACCGTTGAGGAGCGAAACCTTCTCTCCGTTGCCTACAAGAACGTCATTGGCGCCCGCCGTGCTTCCTGGCGCATAGTCACCTCCATCGAGCAGAAGGAGGAGTCTAAGGGCAACTCTTCTCAGGTCACCCTCATCAAGGAGTACCGACAGAAGATCGAGGCCGAGCTTGCCAAGATCTGCGAAGATATCCTCGAGGTCCTTGACCAGCACCTGATTCCCTCTGCCAAGTCTGGCGAGTCCAAGGTTTTCTACCACAAGAT GAAGGGTGACTACCACCGTTACCTCGCCGAGTTCGCCATTGGCGATCGCCGCAAGGACTCTGCCGACAAGTCCCTCGAGGCCTACAAGGCTGCTACTGAAGTTGCCCAGACTGAGCTTCCTCCCACCCACCCCATCCGCCTTGGTCTCGCTCTCAACTTCTCCGTTTTCTACTATGAGATCCTCAACGCCCCTGACCAGGCTTGCCACCTGGCTAAGCAGGCCTTCGATGATGCTATCGCTG AGCTTGACACTCTGAGCGAGGAGAGCTACAAGGACTCCACACTGATCATGCAACTGCTCCGTGACAACCTT ACCCTCTGGACCTCTTCCGAGGCCGAGACCTCCGCTGCTGGTCAATCTGATGCTCCCAAGGAGGATGCCCCTGCTGCTGCTACCACTGAGGAGCCTGCTGCCGCGGCTGAGGAGCCCAAGGCCGAGTAA
- the DPH4 gene encoding Diphthamide biosynthesis protein 4 yields MASSQSVSVSADTATHYQVLNITPALLDTQHDSTPLIKRAYHRALLRNHPDKVANSDPSSFFFTVDQISTALNVLSSPSARAAYDAALRVSRPTGVTGQDGSFQTGVENVDLDDLAFDEDQECWYRPCRCGNEHSYEFREADLEEVSDEGELVVGCLDCSLWLRVHFAVLDEDEDDTQPSVTTTKEKF; encoded by the coding sequence ATGGCATCTTCACAGTCTGTGTCTGTATCTGCAGACACAGCCACACACTACCAAGTCCTCAACATCACACCTGCTCTCCTCGACACACAACATGACTCTACACCCCTCATAAAGCGCGCCTATCATCGGGCCCTCCTCCGCAACCACCCAGACAAAGTCGCAAACTCAGATCCATCATCATTTTTCTTCACTGTTGATCAGATCAGCACCGCACTCAACGTCCTCTCCAGCCCTTCTGCTCGCGCCGCATACGACGCCGCACTACGAGTGTCTCGTCCGACTGGGGTGACTGGTCAGGATGGCTCCTTTCAGACGGGCGTGGAAAACGTCGATCTGGATGATTTAGCTTTTGACGAAGACCAGGAGTGCTGGTATCGTCCTTGTCGCTGTGGAAATGAGCACAGTTACGAGTTTCGTGAAGCAGACTTGGAGGAAGTGAGCGATGAGGGCGAGCTCGTGGTTGGCTGCCTTGATTGTAGTTTGTGGCTGCGGGTTCACTTTGCTGTACtggatgaagacgaagatgacacACAACCTTCAGTTACTACTACTAAAGAGAAATTTTGA
- a CDS encoding hypothetical protein (BUSCO:54367at5125) yields MASAPQLIGLAKSLPAPLQRFFARYPPAAILPENAPKTRYQEERPNPFRFYKHPVTGKWQDPVYSSRRQAELVKMARDNGVEDLLPDTRKATEYKLAHRVEHGLRVKGTGVGQKVKGHIHERHMIAKMETRRKAMLDMPSLIKRWKRIGKYGWTKFPK; encoded by the exons ATGGCCTCAGCACCGCAATTGATCGGCCTCGCCAAGTCGCTGCCCGCTCCTCTGCAGCGCTTCTTCGCCCGATACCCCCCGGCCGCCATCCTCCCCGAAAACGCCCCCAAGACTCGATACCAGGAGGAGAGACCGAACCCTTTCCGCTTCTACAAGCACCCCGTGACAGGAAAATGGCAGGACCCTGTGTACTCGAGTCGTCGCCAGGCTGAGTTGGTCAAGATGGCCCGTGACAACGGTGTCGAGGATCTGCTGCCCGACACACGCAAGGCCACCGAGTACAAGTTGGCTCATCGGGTTGAGCATGGTCTGAGAGTCAAGGGTACTGGTGTGGGACAGAAGGTCAAGGGTCACATTCACGAACGACACATGATTGCAAA GATGGAGACAAGGAGAAAGGCAATGTTGGATATGcccagtctcatcaagcGCTGGAAGAGG ATTGGCAAATACGGATGGACCAAGTTCCCCAAATAA
- the PRP28 gene encoding mRNA splicing protein prp28 (BUSCO:10912at5125), translating to MPLDIEELLRKKKAADTAAAKPRFIPKAERERLAAEKAKKEEDDKKRKASEDEQKRKEEEQKWRSNGSSRPNESNGSGRVPTGPRSMNDGRDDRERDRDQGRGRGRGKDKKGDKQGVSADKQSAEDIEATLLRSRYLGPQVNQQSNFSAKKKRMRTTEKKFNFEWDADEDTSRDNDPLYDRQTAVSHSGSFAGIGGEFDDEAEERARKRAKMIQQRDPENGRERAEGIMEDFFRARDKARQRADRRGLGKHWSEKSLDDMRERDWRIFKEDFGIATKGGMIPNPMRSWQESNLPKRLLNIVDDVGYKEPSPIQRAAIPIAMQARDLIGVAVTGSGKTAAFLLPLLVYISDLPPLDEINKHDGPYALIMAPTRELVQQIETEARKFAGPLGFRVVSIVGGHQIEEQAYNLRDGAEIVVATPGRLLDCIERRLLVLSQCCYVIMDEADRMIDLGFEESVNKILDALPVTNEKPDTDEAENAQIMQRYLGDKDRYRQTMMYTATMPPLVERIAKKYLRRPAIVTIGNAGEAVDTVEQRVEFVSGEDRRKKRLQEILSSGAFGPPIIVFVNIKRNCDAVARDIKQMGWSAVTLHGSKTQEQREAALASVRAGHTQVLVATDLAGRGIDVPDVSLVVNFNMATNIESYTHRIGRTGRAGKSGVAITFLGPEDTETMYDLKQILSKSSISKVPEELRRHEAAQSKPVRGAKKDKDEGSGKGNWQH from the coding sequence ATGCCCCTCGACATCGAAGAACTATTACGCAAAAAGAAGGCAGCTGATACCGCCGCCGCGAAACCTCGATTCATCCCAAAGGCTGAACGAGAGCGACTAGCAGCTGAGAAAgcaaagaaggaagaggacgaCAAAAAGCGCAAAGCTTCCGAAGACGAGCAGAAgcgaaaagaagaagaacaaaaatGGAGATCAAATGGATCATCAAGGCCTAACGAATCGAACGGATCGGGGCGCGTGCCTACAGGTCCGAGGTCCATGAACGACGGCCGGGATGATCGAGAACGCGATCGCGACCAAGGACGGGGACGAGGCAGAggaaaagataaaaaaggAGATAAGCAGGGCGTGAGCGCCGATAAACAGTCAGCAGAAGACATTGAAGCTACTCTTCTACGGTCTCGATACCTTGGTCCACAAGTGAATCAGCAATCCAACTTCTCTgcgaagaagaagcgcaTGCGAACAACGGAAAAGAAGTTCAACTTCGAATGGGATGCAGATGAAGATACCTCTCGCGACAACGATCCGCTATACGACCGGCAAACCGCTGTTAGCCATAGCGGATCATTCGCTGGTATTGGCGGCGAATTCGACGATGAGGCCGAGGAACGAGCGCGCAAACGGGCGAAAATGATTCAACAGAGAGATCCAGAGAATGGAAGGGAGAGAGCCGAGGGTATCATGGAGGACTTTTTCCGAGCACGCGACAAGGCAAGGCAACGAGCGGATCGAAGAGGACTGGGCAAGCACTGGTCTGAAAAGTCTCTGGACGACATGCGAGAACGAGATTGGCGCATCTTCAAGGAGGACTTTGGTATTGCTACCAAGGGCGGCATGATCCCCAACCCCATGCGTAGTTGGCAGGAGTCGAATCTGCCGAAACGCTTACTCAAcattgttgatgatgtcggATATAAGGAGCCCTCACCAATTCAACGAGCCGCTATCCCTATCGCCATGCAAGCCCGCGACCTTATCGGTGTAGCCGTCACTGGTTCCGGAAAGACCGCTGCGTTCCTTCTACCACTACTTGTTTACATCTCTGATCTGCCACCCCTGGATGAAATCAACAAACACGACGGTCCTTATGCTCTCATCATGGCACCCACTCGAGAACTGGTCCAGCAAATTGAGACCGAAGCTAGGAAATTCGCAGGACCTCTTGGGTTCCGCGTGGTGAGCATTGTTGGTGGTCATCAAATTGAAGAACAAGCATACAATCTGCGTGACGGTGCTGAAATTGTCGTCGCTACGCCAGGTCGTCTGCTTGATTGTATTGAGCGTCGACTACTCGTTCTCTCACAATGTTGCTACGTTATTATGGATGAAGCAGATCGTATGATCGATCTTGGTTTCGAAGAATCCGTTAACAAGATCCTCGATGCACTACCAGTTACCAACGAGAAACCAGACACAGATGAAGCTGAGAATGCACAAATCATGCAGCGCTACCTGGGCGACAAGGATCGTTACAGGCAGACCATGATGTACACAGCCACCATGCCACCTCTTGTAGAGAGGATTGCAAAGAAATATCTACGGCGCCCAGCCATTGTCACCATTGGTAACGCAGGCGAAGCCGTCGACACAGTTGAGCAGCGCGTCGAGTTCGTTTCAGGCGAAGATCGTCGCAAGAAGCGACTCCAAGAGATTCTATCCTCGGGTGCCTTTGGGCCCCCTATCATTGTTTTCGTCAACATCAAGCGCAACTGTGACGCTGTTGCTAGAGACATCAAGCAAATGGGATGGTCTGCCGTCACATTGCACGGCTCAAAGACCCAGGAACAGCGAGAAGCTGCCCTCGCCTCTGTCCGCGCTGGCCACACACAAGTTCTCGTCGCAACCGACCTTGCAGGTCGTGGTATCGACGTGCCCGACGTTTCTCTCGTCGTCAACTTCAACATGGCCACGAACATTGAGAGTTACACCCATCGTATCGGTCGTACAGGCCGTGCTGGAAAGAGTGGTGTGGCCATTACATTCCTTGGCCCTGAAGATACTGAAACCATGTATGATCTCAAGCAGATTTTGAGCAAGAGCTCGATCTCAAAGGTCCCCGAAGAATTGAGGAGGCACGAGGCTGCCCAGTCCAAACCAGTACGTGGTGCTAAGAAAGACAAGGACGAAGGATCTGGAAAGGGGAACTGGCAGCACTAA
- the CYT20 gene encoding Valine--tRNA ligase, mitochondrial codes for MATNSGRGNPIGASEGIQDATSTPPAVPAEEKKEIAQSTTETHASGQDAGAAAAAGGAPKVKTEKELEKERKKAEKQAKFEAKKQKAATSAPKPAKEKKPKEKKAEEEPLPEYVEDTPKGEKKRIRSFDDPHFKAYDPIAVESAWYDWWEKEGFFKPEFKPDGSIKDEGKFVIVHPPPNVTGALHMGHALGDSLQDVMIRWSRMQGKTTLWLPGCDHAGISTQNVVENMLWRRRGQTRHDLGREKFVDTVWEWKEDYHKRINNTLSKMGGSFDWSREAFTMDKNLSAAVTETWVKLYEEGTIYRANRLVNWCTKLNTTLSNLEVVNKELTGRTLLDVPGYDKKVEFGVIIHFKYPVEGSDELIEVATTRIETMLGDTGIAVHPQDDRYKHLIGKTAVHPFIEGRKLPIIADEYVDREFGTGAVKLTPAHDPNDFTLGQKHGLEFINIFTDDGLLNENAGAYKGQKRFDVRYTIQDDLKAKGLYVDKKDNAMKVPLCDKSKDIIEPIMKPQWWVRMKELAEPAIAAVRDGSIKIRPENAERSYYRWMEDINDWCISRQLWWGHRCPVYFANIEGGAGDIPEEKLWFAGRTRQEAEEKAKAALPGKTYTLEQDEDVLDTWFSAGLWPFSTLGWPNQTHDLETLYPTEVLETGWDILFFWIARMIFFGIKLTGKIPFKEVYCHVLVRDSEGRKMSKSLGNVIDPLDVIAGVELQTLHDKLTQGNLHPSEVAKATKYQKTAFPDGIPQCGADAVRFTMINATTGGGDINLDVKVIHGYRKFCNKIFQATKYVLGSLPQDFTPSKSGVARGETLAERWILHKMNSAAKEINRALEDREFSKSTLSIYRYWYNELCDVYIENSKAIIRDGTKEERESAIQTLYTALETALTMIHPFMPFISEEMWQRMPRRPEDQTKSIMVAKYPTYNEKLDDPESERAYELVLGCSKAARSLMAEYALKDEAEVIIQAYNDTSLSTVKDQASSIKSLSGKGVKGVEILGPDASRPAGCVAYPVSTEASVFLHVKGRVDIDAEIAKAQKKLDKVKSSIQKQEKILNDPGYLEKVSDAVRETDEKKLADAKQESNSFEETIKQFEQLKLE; via the exons ATGGCGACCAACAGCGGCAGGGGAAACCCCA TCGGTGCCAGCGAGGGCATTCAAGACGCTACCAGCACCCCTCCAGCCGTCCCcgccgaggagaagaaggagatcgCCCAATCTACCACCGAAACCCATGCTTCTGGTCAAGATGCCggcgctgctgctgctgccggtGGCGCTCCCAAAGTGAAGACTGAGAAGGAGT TGGAGAAGGAGCGAAAGAAGGCCGAGAAGCAGGCCAAGTTCGAAGCAAAGAAGCAAAAGGCTGCCACCTCCGCCCCCAAGCCcgccaaggagaagaagcctaaagagaagaaggctgaggAGGAGCCTCTTCCCGAGTATGTCGAGGACACCCCCAAGGGTGAGAAGAAGCGAATCCGATCGTTCGATGACCCCCATTTCAAGGCATACGACCCTATTGCCGTCGAGTCCGCATGGTACGACTGGTGGGAGAAGGAGGGTTTCTTCAAACCCGAATTCAAGCCTGATGGAAGTATCAAGGACGAAGGAAAGTTCGTCATTGTTCATCCTCCTCCCAACGTCACTGGTGCCCTTCACATGGGACACGCTCTTGGTGACTCGCTCCAGGATGTTATGATTCGATGGAGCCGAATGCAGGGCAAGACCACCCTGTGGCTTCCCGGCTGCGATCACGCCGGTATTTCTACTCAGAACGTTGTCGAGAACATGCTCTGGAGAAGACGTGGCCAGACCCGGCACGATCTTGGCCGCGAGAAGTTCGTCGACACTGTTTGGGAATGGAAGGAGGACTACCACAAGCGCATCAACAATACTCTGTCCAAAATGGGAGGATCTTTTGACTGGAGCCGAGAGG CTTTCACCATGGACAAGAACCTGTCCGCCGCCGTCACTGAGACTTGGGTCAAGCTCTATGAAGAGGGCACCATTTACCGAGCCAACCGACTTGTCAACTGGTGCACAAAGCTCAACACTACGCTTTCTAACCTTGAGGTCGTTAACAAGGAACTGACCGGCCGCACCCTGCTCGATGTCCCCGGATACGACAAGAAGGTTGAGTTCGGTGTTATCATCCACTTCAAGTACCCCGTCGAGGGATCTGATGAGCTTATTGAGGTCGCTACCACCCGTATTGAGACTATGCTGGGTGACACCGGTATCGCTGTTCATCCCCAGGATGATCGATACAAGCACCTCATCGGCAAGACTGCCGTCCATCCCTTCATTGAGGGCCGTAAGCTTCCTATCATCGCCGACGAGTACGTTGACAGAGAATTCGGTACCGGTGCTGTCAAGCTCACTCCCGCCCACGACCCCAACGATTTCACTCTCGGACAAAAGCACGGCCTTGAATTCATTAACATCTTCACAGACGATGGCTTGTTGAACGAGAATGCCGGTGCCTACAAGGGTCAGAAGCGATTTGACGTCCGTTACACCATCCAGGACgacctcaaggccaagggtcTTTACGTTGACAAGAAAGACAACGCCATGAAGGTTCCTCTGTGTGATAAGTCCAAGGACATCATTGAGCCCATTATGAAACCCCAGTGGTGGGTCCGCATGAAGGAGCTCGCCGAGCCTGCCATTGCTGCTGTCCGAGACGGTAGCATCAAGATCCGACCCGAGAACGCTGAGAGGAGCTACTACCGATGGATGGAGGATATCAACGACTGGTGTATCAGCCGACAGCTGTGGTGGGGACACCGATGCCCCGTCTACTTTGCCAACATTGAAGGTGGTGCTGGAGATATCCCTGAGGAAAAGCTTTGGTTCGCCGGCCGAACTCGACAggaggctgaggagaaggccaaggccgCCCTACCTGGCAAGACTTACACTCTTGAGCAAGATGAGGATGTTCTCGACACCTGGTTCTCTGCTGGTCTATGGCCCTTCAGTACCCTGGGCTGGCCTAACCAGACACATGATCTCGAGACTCTCTACCCTACAGAGGTCCTTGAGACAGGTTGGGATAttctcttcttctggatTGCCAGAATGATCTTTTTCGGTATCAAGTTGACTGGAAAGATCCCCTTCAAGGAGGTCTACTGCCACGTTCTTGTCCGTGACTCCGAGGGTCGCAAGATGAGCAAGAGTCTGGGTAACGTCATCGATCCCCTCGACGTTATCGCGGGTGTCGAACTTCAGACTCTTCACGACAAGCTCACTCAGGGTAACCTGCACCCTAGCGAGGTCGCCAAGGCCACCAAGTACCAGAAGACTGCCTTCCCTGATGGTATTCCCCAGTGTGGTGCCGATGCTGTGCGTTTCACCATGATCAACGCTACtactggtggtggtgatatCAACCTGGATGTCAAGGTTATCCACGGATACCGTAAGTTCTGTAACAAGATTTTCCAGGCTACCAAGTACGTCTTGGGAAGTCTTCCTCAGGACTTCACTCCCTCCAAGTCAGGTGTCGCCCGTGGCGAGACACTTGCTGAGCGATGGATTCTTCACAAGATGAACAGCGCTGCTAAGGAGATCAACCGTGCTCTCGAGGACCGTGAGTTCTCCAAGTCCACATTGAGCATCTACCGATACTGGTACAACGAGCTGTGCGATGTCTACATCGAGAACTCCAAGGCCATCATCCGTGACGGTACCAAAGAGGAGCGTGAGTCTGCTATTCAGACTCTCTACACTGCTCTCGAGACCGCTCTCACCATGATCCACCCCTTCATGCCCTTTATTTCTGAGGAGATGTGGCAGCGAATGCCCCGACGACCTGAGGACCAGACCAAGTCGATCATGGTTGCCAAGTACCCTACATACAATGAGAAGCTTGACGACCCTGAGTCTGAGCGTGCTTACGAGCTTGTCCTTGGCTGCTCCAAGGCCGCTCGATCATTAATGGCTGAGTATGCCCTCAAGGATGAGGCTGAAG TCATCATCCAGGCCTACAACGACACATCTCTCTCCACTGTCAAGGACCAGGCGTCTTCTATCAAGTCTCTAAGTGGAAAGGGTGTCAAGGGTGTCGAGATCCTCGGTCCCGATGCCAGCCGTCCCGCTGGATGCGTTGCCTACCCCGTCTCCACCGAAGCTTCCGTCTTCCTTCATGTCAAGGGTCGCGTTGATATCGATGCTGAAATCGCCAAGGCTCAGAAGAAGCTAGACAAGGTCAAGAGCAGCATCCAGAAGCAGGAGAAGATCCTCAATGATCCTGGTTACCTCGAGAAGGTTTCTGATGCCGTTCGGGAGacagatgagaagaagctggCCGATGCCAAGCAGGAGTCGAACAGCTTTGAGGAGACAATCAAGCAATTCGAGCAACTGAAGTTGGAGTAG
- a CDS encoding hypothetical protein (BUSCO:19720at5125), which translates to MALLLALRAPRSCKLNNFSLIARRNHSTSRESNYFTVELSPKTKDLSELLQTVRSQIKIANPSRHDAAVILATPQYAQWLEKDGFMAEFVDLLSGSEKPEHFHVLGAVVDHVAPPVPSNKPIQGLSILRGKLDSILPGLWTPEPPKVREDADKVAALTMDLGNPHITIPLTNTTFLNHRTSTLIASRYDLSHSSPKLVEQNEKYSQQIPLPLKMKLPSINGLGIWAPLVPLTHPRVVTESFGNIVRRVSVENESVPASNELEPAVDELHIQKSDLVQSPMGIWAIITPPTFTQSGSNSNSVDLDPKATFRNGENITDLVASTSGHLVALYKQGGRLYQILSGGGGWGAKKGLLSLDPQRTHFSLSEEEEMQRFIQAMDGGNFVPVGSKIQFFASTETSATEATGAKETGVVFGTASKVETETGSESSQPEVRLLEDHFGALSNDGIFVTSSDPAAVTTPGFNNDWKLNVPNSRIYIGI; encoded by the exons ATGGCCCTCCTGCTGGCATTGAGGGCTCCTAGGAGCTGTAAGCTCAATAACTTTTCTCTTATAGCTCGAAGGAACCACTCGACAAGTAGAGAATCAAACTACTTTACTGTCGAGCTAAGTCCCAAAACAAAG GATCTCTCGGAACTACTACAAACTGTCAGATCTCAAATCAAAATCGCCAATCCTAGTCGTCATGATGCTGCAGTCATTCTAGCTACTCCACAGTATGCGCAATGGCTCGAGAAGGATGGATTTATGGCAGAATTTGTCGATTTGCTCTCAGGATCTGAAAAGCCCGAGCATTTCCACGTTTTGGGTGCTGTTGTCGATCATGTTGCTCCTCCAGTACCAAGCAACAAGCCCATCCAGGGGTTGTCTATCCTTCGAGGAAAACTCGACTCGATTCTTCCCGGCCTCTGGACTCCTGAGCCCCCAAAGGTTCGAGAGGATGCTGATAAAGTGGCAGCTCTGACGATGGATCTTGGTAACCCTCACATTACCATTCCTCTTACCAATACGACCTTTCTGAATCATAGAACTTCAACACTCATTGCTAGTCGTTATGATCTATCGCACAGCTCACCCAAATTGGTTGAACAAAATGAAAAGTATTCGCAACAAATACCGCTCCCTCTCAAAATGAAGCTTCCTTCGATCAATGGCCTTGGCATCTGGGCTCCTCTCGTGCCCCTGACCCATCCTCGTGTGGTGACTGAGAGCTTTGGGAACATTGTGCGACGAGTCAGCGTTGAGAATGAATCCGTCCCTGCTTCAAATGAACTCGAGCCAGCTGTCGATGAGTTGCACATACAAAAATCGGACCTGGTTCAGTCACCTATGGGAATCTGGGCAATCATCACACCTCCAACCTTTACTCAGTCAGGAAGCAACTCTAATTCTGTTGATCTTGATCCCAAGGCAACTTTTAGAAATGGCGAAAACATCACAGACCTCGTTGCTTCCACTTCCGGTCACCTTGTCGCTCTGTACAAGCAGGGTGGCCGTCTATATCAAATTT TgagcggtggtggtggctggGGCGCAAAGAAGGGTTTACTTTCACTTGACCCTCAGCGCACTCATTTTTCCCTatctgaggaagaagagatgcAGAGGTTCATCCAGGCCATGGATGGGGGCAACTTTGTCCCTGTGGGTTCCAAAATTCAATTCTTTGCATCCACGGAGACTTCAGCCACCGAAGCAACTGGAGCCAAAGAGACGGGCGTGGTCTTCGGAACAGCCAGCAAGGTCGAGACCGAGACCGGCTCAGAGTCATCTCAGCCCGAGGTTCGATTACTGGAAGATCACTTCGGCGCTCTTTCCAACGATGGTATCTTCGTCACTTCCTCCGACCCCGCCGCAGTGACAACGCCTGGTTTCAATAATGACTGGAAGCTTAATGTTCCTAACTCTCGAATTTACATCGGCATCTAG
- a CDS encoding hypothetical protein (TransMembrane:1 (o6-27i)) gives MTVSQEAVIAIVGVVVTSLVPIVGLIIKHILDRSRHRPKTNRTSANHIYNHPLLSHRRWFANDFLLGLSMPRTIPRAQIRYLDRDS, from the exons ATGACTGTATCTCAAGAAGCCGTCATTGCCATAGTTGGCGTCGTTGTTACCAGTCTTGTTCCCATCGTCGGTCTTATCATCAAGCATATCCTGGACAGAAGCAGACACAGACCGAAGACGAATCGAACATCAG CGAATCATATCTAcaatcatcctcttctttcacACCGTCGCTGGTTCGCAAACGACTTCTTGCTTGGCCTTTCGATGCCCCGTACAATTCCCCGAGCCCAAATTAGGTATCTTGACCGGGATTCCTAG
- a CDS encoding hypothetical protein (BUSCO:54535at5125), giving the protein MADKMDRGLDEIIADTRSNRPRNNRGQGRRREPRNDFPRDGVRKVDFPRSPMMPTRPVQPSSQLILSMLGALSVRDDSRNIDSEWVHDRFEENSNRRAPAPRRRRESPEQDSKGTKIRVANIHYDLTDDDLSELFQRIGPVSRLQLRYDRAGRSEGTAFVTYERREDAEEAVKQFDGANANGQPIQLTLLPNRNPFDTAVMPGRSLAERISSPGDRRSHSPHRRRDDDDAARRGIDRYVPGQGSRRSPMPRGRGQGQVQGRGQGGRRPGARRDGREGGRDQEGGRGGRSNRASKKTQEELDAEMADYFGGDSAPAEPANQQDAPPVQAPAAVQPQVQAATDDIDMIE; this is encoded by the exons ATGGCTGACAAGATGGATCGCGGTCTCGATGAGATCATTGCTGATACT CGCTCCAATCGACCTCGCAACAACCGTGGACAAGGTCGCCGACGTGAACCGCGTAACGATTTCCCTCGCGATGGTGTTAGAAAG GTGGACTTCCCTCGCTCTCCAATGATGCCTACTCGACCTGTACAACCCTCCTCGCAACTCATCCTTTCGATGCTCGGAGCTCTT TCTGTTCGCGACGATTCACGAAACATCGACAG TGAATGGGTCCACGACCGTTTCGAAGAGAACA GCAACCGCCGGGCACCTGCTCCTCGCCGTCGCCGCGAGTCCCCAGAACA AGATTCCAAGGGCACAAAGATCCGTGTTGCAAACATTCACTACGACCTTACCGATGATGACCTCTCT GAGCTCTTCCAACGAATTGGGCCTGTCAGTCGTCTCCAGCTACGATATGATCGCGCTGGACGATCTGAGGGCACTGCCTTCGTGACCTATGAACGAAGAGAGGACGCCGAGGAGGCGGTCAAACAATTCGATGGTGCCAATGCTAACG GCCAACCTATTCAATTGACTCTTCTGCCCAACCGAAACCCATTTGATACTGCCGTTATGCCCGGCCGTTCATTGGCAGAGCGTATTTCGAGCCCAGGAGACAGAAGATCGCATTCACCCCACCGCCGAcgcgatgacgatgacgccGCCCGAAGGGGAATTGATAGATATGTTCCCGGTCAAGGCTCTCGCCGAAGCCCAATGCCTCGAGGCCGTGGCCAAGGCCAAGTTCAGGGCCGGGGCCAGGGTGGTCGCCGTCCTGGTGCTCGACGTGACGGCAGAGAAGGAGGTAGAGACCAGGAGGGAGGCCGAGGTGGCCGAAGCAACCGCGCTTCCAAGAAGACACAGGAGGAACTTGATGCTGAAATGGCCGACTACTTTGGCGGAGACAGCGCGCCGGCAGAGCCCGCTAACCAGCAAGATGCACCTCCTGTTCAAGCACCCGCAGCCGTGCAGCCTCAAGTACAAGCTGCCACTGACGATATCGACATGATCGAGTAG